A single genomic interval of Verrucomicrobiota bacterium harbors:
- a CDS encoding tryptophan-rich sensory protein, with protein sequence MAICFVAPALGIFAMPGEWYASLRKPSWNPPGWIFGPVWTALYAMMAVAAWLVWRRGGFAAQRRALTMFLVQLALNAAWTPLFFGLHWPGVAFAEIVLLWLAIVATLFAFRPVSRVAAWLLVPYLAWVSFAAVLNFELWRLNQ encoded by the coding sequence ATGGCGATCTGTTTTGTTGCGCCTGCGCTCGGCATTTTTGCGATGCCCGGCGAATGGTATGCATCGTTGAGAAAGCCTTCATGGAATCCGCCCGGCTGGATTTTTGGTCCAGTGTGGACGGCGCTTTACGCGATGATGGCGGTGGCGGCGTGGCTCGTGTGGCGTCGCGGCGGATTCGCGGCGCAGCGACGTGCGCTCACGATGTTCCTCGTGCAGCTCGCGCTCAACGCCGCGTGGACGCCACTGTTCTTTGGTCTGCATTGGCCGGGGGTGGCGTTCGCAGAAATCGTGCTTCTCTGGCTGGCCATCGTTGCGACGCTGTTCGCGTTTCGGCCCGTGAGCCGCGTTGCCGCATGGCTGCTCGTGCCCTACCTGGCGTGGGTGAGCTTTGCCGCAGTGCTGAATTTTGAACTCTGGAGACTGAATCAATGA